A stretch of DNA from Nitrospirota bacterium:
GCCGCCGTCTATCTCGGACGGTCTTATCACGGTGTAATGGGGTTAATCCATGCAGGGAAAATACCCTATGTGAGACCTGACAGACACATACAAATAGACATATACGATCTTGAGAGATTTATCGAGCAACATAAGATGAGTTTTACGGAATAGGCATTTTAATTTCCATATAGAAAGGGGGTGAGAAAGAATGGGCAGTATTTATAAGAGAGGGAATATCTACTGGATCAAGTATTACAAAAATGGG
This window harbors:
- a CDS encoding helix-turn-helix domain-containing protein → MSHKSLPKTKEIQKRLLTVKEAAVYLGRSYHGVMGLIHAGKIPYVRPDRHIQIDIYDLERFIEQHKMSFTE